CAGAATGGAGTGATATAGAATTTTACGATAAATTAAAAAATTTGCACATTTTCACAAATCCTAAGGAGGTTTAATGGGTAAAAACTTAAGTATTTTAATAAGCTTATTTGTAATTTTATTTTTAAACGCTTGTAGTAATGATAAAGAATTCAATCATAAAAACCAAGATACTACTGAAGAGATAGTGCAAATTGAACAAAATGATGAAAAAACAGAATTTAGCGATACTAATTTACCCTTACCAGTTGATGATGAGGCTAATATTAGTGAAGAATACGACATAAATCCAAGTGTTATTAATTCTTTATACAAGCAAAAATGTGCCACTTGCCATGGAGAAAAAGGAGAAATTAAAACCAAAAAAGGCATAGCAATTAAAAATTTAAGCAGTGAAAAATTTATTCAAAGACTTCAAAATTTAAAAGATGAAGCTCATAATTTTTTAACCCAAGAACAAAGGGAAAATTTAGCAAAATATATCGGCAAGGAGTAATAAATGGACAAAAGTTATGAATTTTTTTTAGCCCTACACCTTTATAGTCTTTACGCTAGTGGATTTTTAATGCTTTTTTATCTTGTCTTAACTCAAGGAAATTTTAAAACCGAATTTATCTTTATCCGTAGAATTCGTTTGTTTTTACCTATATACTATGTTTTTTTAGCCTTGATGCTCTTTACGGGCTTTTTGCTTTTAGCTGTTAAACAATTTCAAATGCATTTAAACCTTTGGTTGATGATTTTTTCTTGGATTTTTATTTTTGCTTTAGCTATTTTTCATTTCACACAATTTAAAAAAGCTCGTAGATTAAGACGCTATATAACTTTTAGACGCATTAGTTTTATGATTTTATTTTGCGAACTTGTCCTTTTAATTTTACCTTTTTTAACAGGCAAATATTTATAAATGCAATTTTTATACCACAAACAAGCAGGAGAGGAAATTTTAAAACTTAAGGGCGAAGAATTTGCCCATTTAAAAGCAAGAAGAATTAAAGAAAATGAAATTTTATCCTTAAGAAATTTAGAAGATGATTTTATTTATGATTATAAAATTTCAAATTTGGACCGTAATTCTTGTTTGCTTTATTTTTTAAATAAACATTTTAAGCCCCATTCACAAAGCGAGCTTAATTTAGCTTTGGCAGTTATCGATACAAAAATTTTAGAAAAAACACTCCCTTTTTTAAATGAACTTGGAGTTGCAAATTTACACCTTGTTTTTACTGAATTTTCTCAAAGAAATTTTAAACTTGATTTTGAAAGATTAGAAAAAATTATCATTTCATCTTGTGAACAATGCGGAAGAAGTCGAAAAATGCAAATTCAAAGCTATAAAAATATACAAGAATTTAGCAAATCTTTTCCTGATGCTGTTTTGGTTGATTTTGAAGGTGAAATAAAGGAATTTGATAAAACTCGGCTTTATTTTATAGGCCCAGAGGGTGGATTTAGCCCCAAAGAAAAACAAATATTTAAAGAAAAAATTTGCCTTAAAGTGCCTAATATTTTAAGAAGCCAAAGTGCTGTCGTTGCAGTGGCTGCAAAAATATTGCTTTAATTTTACTTAAATTAATGTTTTTTTTATATTAAATTTAATATAATCACCGCTTATTGTTTTATTTTTAAGGAAAAAGCTATGAAAAAAGAAATTCATCCAGAATATGTAGAATGCAAAGTTAGCTGCGCTTGTGGCAATACTTTTGTTACCAAATCAAACAAAAGTGAGTTAAGAGTAGATATTTGTTCAAGCTGCCATCCTTTCTTCACAGGTAGTGAAAAAATCGTAGATGCAGCAGGTCGTGTAGAGAAATTTAAGAAAAAATACGCAATGCAATAATTATGCTTTATTTTATTCCTACGCCCATAGGAAATTTAAGCGATATTTCTTTTCGTGCTTTAGAGCTTTTAAAGACTTGCAATGTTTTTTTTTGCGAAGATACAAGGGTGAGCAAGTCTTTACTTTCTTTACTTTCATCTAAATTTGAAATCGATTTTGGCGATAAACAATTCATATCCTTTCATACTCATAATGAAAAAAAAGTTTTAGAAAATTTAGATTTGGAATTTTTTGATCAAGATATTGCTTTTTTAAGTGATGCGGGTATGCCAGGAATTAGTGATCCTGGGCAATTTTTAATTGATTTTGCTTTAAAAAATGATATCCAATTTGAAGTTTTACCTGGTGCTAATGCAGCTTTAGTGGCACTTGTAAGCTCGGCTTTATGCGAAAAAGAATTTATTTTTATGGGTTTTTTAGCCAATAAAGGCAAAGAACGCCAAAGAGATATCCAAAAGATACTCAATCATCCCTATCCTAGCATTATCTATGAATCCCCTAAACGCATCTTGTCTTTAATCGAGCAAATAGCTATTTTAGATAGTCAAAGAGAAATTTTTGCCATTAAAGAAATTTCTAAAAAATTTGAAACCAAATTTAAAGCCAAAGCTATAGATCTTTTTGATATATTAAAACAGACAAATTTAAAGGGGGAGTGGGTTGTCGTGCTAGCTAAAAACGATAAAGATAGCATTAGTAATTCTTTATGTGAAAACGATATTTTAGAGCTTGAAATACCTTTAAAAACAAAAAGCAAACTTTTGGCAAAAATGAATGGAAAAAATCCAAAAGAAATTTATCAAAAACTGCTTTTAAGTCAAAGTTAGGTAAAATTTAGAATGATAGTTTATGGAAAACAGATATTTTTTTATATTTTAGAACGACATAAAGAGCTTATAAATGAGCTTTATTTAGCTAAAGAGTGCGACAAAGAAACTTTTAAAAAGATTGCTAATTCAGGCTTTAAGATCAAAAAACTTGATTTTAAAACAGCCCAAGCTTATGCTAAAGGTGGAAACCATCAAGGCTTTTTGCTAGATATTAAAGAGTATGAATTTAAAGATTTACACACTCTTAAAAAGGGTGAATTTATAGCTATTCTTTATGGTATTAGTGATGTTGGAAATATAGGAGCTATCGTAAGAACAGCTTATGCTTTAGGAGTGGATGGGCTTATTTTTATCGGAGAAAGACTCGCGATGGAAGGCGTTATCCGCACAAGTAGCGGAGCGGCACTAGATCTTGAAATCGCCTTAAATAATGATATTTTTACCGTTTTAAATGAGCTTAAGCAAGTAGGATTTAAACTTTTTGCAAGCGCGAGCGGAGGCAAACAAATTCATCATTATAAAGTCGATAAAGGCAAAAAAGCTTTAATTTTAGGAAGTGAAGGTTTGGGATTAAGTGCTAAAATAATAAAAAAATGCGATGAATGTGTAGGCATAGAAATGAAAAATAATTTCGATAGCCTTAATGTTAGTGTAGCTTTTGCAATACTGTGTGATAGGATGATAAATGCTTAATTGGAAAAAAATTGAAGATTTAAATTTAAAAGAAGTTGCTGCTAGAACAAAAATCGAATTAGATTTTTTAGAAGCTTTAGTTAAAAAAGATTTTGTTACTTTAAATCGTTTTAATGTCCGCGGTTTCGTAAAAATTTTAAGTCGTGAATACGAACTTGATTTTACAGATTTTAATGAAGAATTTGAAACCTATCTCAATGAAAATAATCTTAACGATACAGCCAAACCTAAGATAATAACCCCTAAATTAGATGCTTATACTCAAAAGTCAACAGGTTTCGTATCTTTTATAGTTATAGTTATAATTTTAGCACTTGTGGGTTTTGGAATTTATTATTTTGATTATATTAAATCTTTTTTCCAAAATGACCAAAATAACTCAAGTGCGGCCGTTGTAGATATTATCGGACAAGCACAATCTAATTTAAAAGCTTTAGAAAATAATGTTGTTGTGATTGATAATCAAGCTGAAGAAAACGAAACAGAAGCCAATTTAACTCAAATACAAAATACAGAACTTAACAATACAAAAGAAGAAATAAAACAAATTTCTACCACGCAAAACAATACAAATGCCAAAGAAGAAAATTTAAGCACAAATGATACTTTAGCAACGACAAATCAAGAAGTCACAGAACTTACAAAAGCTCCCAATAAAGAGGCACATTTTAAAGCTTCGGGTAAAATTTGGATAGGCTTGATTGATTTATCAAATTATAGAAAAACTGGTCTTGTAAAAGAAAATGATTTTAATCTTTCTTTAGAAGTAAATCGTTTGGTTTTAACAGGAGCTGCGGCTTTAAGTGTTTTTGATGAAAATGGCAAAGAACAAAAATTTCCTGCGGGAAATTCAAAGCGCTTTTTAATTAAAGATGGAAAAATTACAAGTATTTCGGCAGCTGAATTTATGAAGTTAAACAAAGGTAAAGAATGGTAAAAAAAATCTTTATTTTTTTATTTTTAGCTAATTCTGTTTTTGCTGTTTCTAGTTTAGAATTAGCTAAAAATTTAGTTGCTAATCCTTCTAAAGATTCTCAATTGCGTCTTTTATTTCCTGATTCTAGCTATATTGATAATAAAGGCAATCCAGACATAGCTAAAATTTCAAGAATTTTAAAAACCAATTCCTTAATCAACCTAACCCTATCAGATCCTCAAACTTTAAGGCTCAATTTCAAAGCCAAAGCGGATTCTGTTGTATTTTTTAAGATCTTAACTGACGCACTTACAAATCTTGGATATATATATTTTATCCCTACTGATATGATTTTACGCGATGGAAATATAGACTATACCATACAAGTAGAATCTCAATACATTTTAGATCCAGGTGCTTTATATAGTCTTTTAAAAGATAATTCAGTTTATATAGACAATATTAAGCGCATAGGTACTTATGATTATGAGTATGATTTAAATTTTGAAAATGCTCAGCTTAATACCAATATCGATTTAAAACTTAATTCTACACAAACTTTAGAAAGACCGCTTAAAGATTATGTGTTCACTCTCCAAGGGGCTTCGAATTTGATTATTGATGCGCACGATGCTGATTTTTGGTTTCCTAAAGTGCTATTTTTAGATAAAAATTTAAATCTCATTAAAGCAATCAAGAGTCAAGCTCAAAATAATCATTTTTCAGAGCTTATCCCAAGTGGTGCAGTTTATGCAATTGTAAGCGATATGTATAATTTAGACAATATCCGAAGAGGTTTAAAAATCACCCTAAAAAAATAAAAAGGAAGAAAAATGTTTGATGAAATTCGTTTCAATACCATAGAAAGGCTTCCAAATTATGTTTTTGCAGAAGTAAATGCGATCAAAATGGCAGCAAGACGTGCTGGAAAGGATATCATCGATTTTTCTATGGGAAATCCCGATGGTAAAACTCCTCAACATATCATTGATAAACTTTGTGAAAGCGCCAATAAAGACAAAACTTCAGGTTATTCTACTTCTATGGGGATTTATAAGCTTCGCCTAGCTATTTGCAATTGGTATAAAAGAAAATACGGAGTAAATTTAGATCCTGAAAATGAAGTAGTAGCGACTATGGGTTCTAAAGAGGGTTTTGTGAATTTAGCAAGAGCGATTATCAATCCAGGAGATGTTGCCATAGTACCAGCTCCAGCTTATCCTATCCATACTCAAGCTTTTATCATAGCAGGAGGAAATGTGGCTAAAATGCCTCTCAAATATAATGAAAAATTTGAACTTGATGAAAATAAATTCTTTGAAGATTTAGATAAAACCCTGCATGAAAGTATCCCGCGCCCAAAATATGTAGTGGTAAATTTTCCACACAATCCAACAACGGTAACTTGCGAAAAAAGCTTTTATGAAAGATTAGTTGCAACTGCGAAAAAAGAGCGATTTTATATCATTTCTGATATTGCTTATGCGGATTTAACCTATGATGATTATAAAACCCCTTCTATTTTAGAAGTAGAAGGTGCAAAAGATGTTGCTGTAGAAACCTACACTCTTTCAAAATCTTACAATATGGCAGGTTGGCGTGTAGGATTTACAGTAGGAAATAAGCGCTTAGTAGCTGCTCTTAAAAAGATAAAATCATGGTTTGATTATGGCATGTATACTCCTATACAAGTAGCTGCTACCGTAGCTTTAGATGGGGATCAAAGTTGTGTAGATGAAATTCGTGCTACTTACGATAAAAGAATGCATATCTTGCTAGAAGCATTTGAAAATGCGGGTTGGAAACTTCATAAACCAAGAGCTAGCATGTTTGTTTGGGCAAAACTTCCTGAAAGCAAAATGCATCTAAAAAGCTTAGAATTTTCAAAACAACTTTTACAGCACGCAGAAGTAGCAGTGAGTCCGGGGATCGGCTTTGGTGAAGCAGGAGATGAATATGTAAGAATTGCTTTAATAGAAAATGAAAACCGCATTCGTCAGGCTGCGCGCAATATTAAAAAATACTTGAAAGAAGAATAAAATGAAAGTTGCTATTTTAGGATATGGGGTTGTAGGGAGTGCTGTTGCTCGTGTTTTAATTCAAAACAAAGAAATCATTCGTGCAAGATGTGGACAAGATATCATTCCTGTTATTGCTCTTGCCAAAAGCCAAAAAGAAAATCCCCTAATTCCTATCGTTACGAATGTAGATGAAATTTTGCAACGAGATGATATAGATGTTTTTGTGGAGTTAATGGGTGGGGTTGAAACACCTTTTAAAATCATCAGCGAAATTCTTAAAAAAAACAAACCTGTAGTTACTGCAAATAAAGCTATGCTTGCTTATCATCGCTATGAGCTTGAAGAGTTGGCTAAAAATACAACTTTTGGCTATGAAGCAAGTGTTGCAGGTGGAATTCCCATTATCAAAGCTTTAAAAGAAGGGCTTAGTGCGAACAATATCTTAAGTATCGAAGGCATACTCAATGGCACGAGCAATTATATTTTAAGCGCTATGAATAGCAAGGGTTTAAATTTTGATGATGTGCTAAAAAAAGCGCAAGAGCTTGGTTATGCAGAAGCAGATCCAACCTTTGATATAGAAGGACAAGATGCTGCACATAAACTTTTGATTTTAGCAAGTATTGCTTATGGTTTGCGTGCCAAACCTGAAGATATTTTAATCGAAGGTATCAGCAAAATTTCTGCTGAAGATATGTATTTTGCAAAAGAATTTGATTTTACTATCAAGCTTTTAGGTATAGCCAAAGCTCAAAATTCCACAGTAGAATTAAGAGTGCATCCTACTATGATCAATAAAGATAAAATGATAGCAAAAGTCGATGGAGTAATGAATGCTATCAGCATAGTCAGTGATATACTTGGTGAAAGTCTTTATTATGGAGCGGGTGCAGGAGGAGATGCTACAGCAAGTGCTGTTATTGCTGATCTTATGGATATAGCAAGAAATGAACCTAAAGGTCCTATGATGGGCTTTGAAAATAATTTAAATTTTAAACTTTTAAACAAGGATGAAATTTATACAAAATATTATTTAAGATTAAAAGTAGAAGATAAAACAGGGGTTTTATCTAAAATTACTCAACTTATGAGTGAAAATAATATTTCGATAGACAGCTTTTTGCAAAAACCAAAACAGGGTGAAATTTATAGCACTTTATTTTTTACTACTCATCATACCTTTGAAAAAAGTATTCAAAATTTACTTTCTATCTTGGAAAAACAAGATTTTATCAAGGCTAAGCCTTTTATGATGCGTATAGAAGAATAATGGGATTTGCATCATATCTTAGTGGAATTTTAGGCGAAGATAAGGCTTGCGATTTTTTAAAAAAGCAAAAATTTGAAATTTTAAAGCGTAATTTTCGTTCTAAATTCGGCGAGATTGATATTATTGCGAGAAAAGATGGAATTTTGCATTTTATCGAAGTTAAATTTACTCAAAACAATTATGAAGTTTCTGAGCGTTTAAATATTAAAAAATATGAAAGAATTTTAAAAACCATAGAATTTTATGAATTAAAACACGGGATTTTAAATGATTTTCAAATCGATCTTATCTGCATTAGTGATGATATGATACAATTTTTTGAAAATATCAGTTTTTAAGCTAATATTTAAAAAAATAAAATACAATTACAGAAATTAGTGAAAGGAAAAATTATGGGAAAATATATTGAATTAACAAGTGATAATTTTGCACAAGCAAAAGAAGGTGTTGCTTTAGTTGATTTTTGGGCTCCATGGTGTGGACCTTGCAGAATGCTTGCTCCAGTAATTGATGAACTTGCAAATGATTTTGATGGTAAAGCAAAAATTTGTAAAGTAAATACAGACGAGCAAGGTGATTTGGCAGCTGAATTTGGTGTTCGCTCTATCCCTACTCTTATCTTCTTTAAAAATGGTGAAGTAGTAGATCAATTAGTTGGTGCTCAATCAAAACAAGCAATCAGCGATAAATTAAATTCTTTACTATAAAAATCTTCAAGGCTAGTTTTACTAGCCTTTCATCCAAAAATTTCAAATTTATACTAAATAATAATTTTTATTAACTACTATTAAGAATAATTTGTATATTATTATCAATAAAATTCAAATACAAAGGAAAAATAATGTTAGATGTAGCAATTATAGGTGGAGGACCTGCAGGACTTAGCGCTGGACTTTACACAACTAGAGGTGGTCTTAAAAATGTAGTAATGTTTGAAAAAGGGATGCCAGGAGGGCAAATTACTTCTAGTTCTGAAATTGAAAACTATCCGGGTGTTGCACAAGTTATGGATGGAATTTCTTTTATGGCACCTTGGAGCGAACAGTGTATGCGTTTTGGCTTAAAGCATGAAATGGTAGGTGTAGAACAAATTTCAAAAAATGAAGATGGAAGTTTTACTATTAAACTAGAAGGTGGCAAAACAGAGCTTGCAAAAGCGGTGATAGTTTGTACTGGTTCTGCCCCAAAAAGAGCAGGTTTTAAAGGTGAGGATGAATTTTTTGGCAAAGGTGTGAGCACTTGTGCAACTTGCGATGGTTTTTTCTATAAAAATAAAGAAGTAGCGGTTTTAGGTGGTGGTGATACTGCTTTAGAGGAAGCATTATATCTAGCAAATATTTGTTCTAAAGTTTATCTAATTCACCGCAGAGATGAATTTAGAGCTGCACCTTCTACGGTAGAAAAAGTAAAGAAAAATGAAAAAATAGAACTTATCACTAGTGCAAGCATAGATGAAGTATATGGTGATAAAATGGGTGTTACAGGCGTAAAAGTAAAATTAAAAGATGGTAGCATTAGAGATTTAAATGTGCCAGGAATTTTTACCTTTGTGGGGCTGAATGTAAGAAATGAAATTTTAAAGCAAGATGATGGAAAATTCCTATGCGATATGGAAGAAGGTGGACAAGTAAGCGTCAATCTTAAAATGCAAACTAGCGTTCCTGGGCTTTTTGCAGCAGGTGATCTTAGAAAAGATGCTCCAAAACAAGTTATTTGTGCAGCGGGCGATGGAGCTGTAGCAGCACTTAGCGCTATGGCTTATATAGAAAGCTTGCATTAATCTAGGATTTTATCCTAGATTTTAGTCTTGATTTTAGATAAAATATCAAAATTTCCATAAAAAACAATCTAAAATACTTTTTTTAACATAGATATAAAAACTAGAAATTCTATTTATAAACTTAATATTGTTATAATTTTTAAATTTCATTCTCTTTAGGGTATAAAATAATGAAAAAAATATTCCTTTTTTTTATATTTTTGGGACTTTTTAAATCCTTTCTTTATGCTAAAACTTTACAACCAAGTGAAAATCCAAATCTACCTTTAATCAGCGTAAGCATAGCCCCACAAGCTTTTTTTGTTAAAAAAATAGCGGATGATACTCTAAATATCAACATTTTATCTACAAATATACACAAGCCAAAATCCAAATCAAACTCTATGAAAAAGCTTGAAAAAAGTGAGCTTTACTTTACCATAGGCTTAGAATTTGAAAAGAATTTGACAGACAAACTAAAACAAAAATTTCCAAAACTTGAAATTATAGACATGCAAAAAGATATTCCTCTAGCTAAAACTAGCTCTAGCAACTCCAAAGAAATTTTAGATCCTTTTACTTGGCTTGATCCTATTTTAGTTCAAAACATAGCCTTAAATACCTACAATGCTCTAGTTCAAAAATACCCTCAAAACAAAAGCTTATACAAGCGTAATTTAGATAAATTTTTAACAGAGTTAGATGTCTTAAATTTACAAATCTCTTCAAAATTACAAAAAGTAAAGAATAAAGAATTTATAACATATCATCCCGCTTGGTCATACTTTGCCAAGCGTTATAATCTTGTGCAAAACCATGTAGAATTTTTAGGAAAAAAACTAAAAAATGAAGATTTAAAAAATTTGGGTACGTTGATTAAAGATAAAAATATTAAAGTTATTTTTGTACAGACTCATTTTCCTGAAAATACAGCAAAAACTTTAGAAAAAGAATATAATGTAAAAATTTATAAGATAGATTATTTATCTTATGATTGGGAAAATGAACTTTTGAAAACAGCAAACGCTTTTTATGAAAATTTATAGTTAGGTTTTTTTAATGCTTTTTTTTGAAATATCAAATCTTAATTACGCTTACAATAACGAAACGATTTTAAAAAATATCAACTTAAGCTATGATAGTAAAGATTTTCTTTCCATCATCGGCCCTAATGGTGCGGGAAAATCCACACTTGTAAAACTCATCCTAGGACTTTTAAAGACTAAAAAAACTATCAATTTTCATGGGCTTAAAAAAAATGAAATCGGCTATGTCCCTCAACACACTTTAGCAAATCCTAACTTTTGCCCAAGGGTTATAGAAATCGTTTTAATGGGACTTGTCAATAAAAAAATTTTTGGTTTTTATAGTAAAAAAGATAAAAACAAAGCCTTAGAAGCTCTAGCAAGCGTGGGTATGCAGGATTTTTGGGATAGAAAAATCAATGAATTAAGCGGAGGTCAAAAACAACGCGTTTTTATCGCTAGAGCTTTAGTCGATGAATGCAAAATGCTGATCTTAGATGAGCCTACAGCAAGCGTTGATAGCAAATCCGCAATTCAAATTTTTGAACTTTTAAGCTCTTTGCATGAAAAGGGCATAGGAATTTTACTCATTTGCCACGATATCAATCTCGTGCTTGCTTATAGTGATAAAATCGCGTATTTAAACAAAGAACTCTTTTTACATACCAATACCAAAGAAAAAGACAAAAGCGTATTTTTAAAACACCTTTATGAAAACCATTCGCATTTTTGCGATGTAGAAATGAGTTTAAATTCTTGCTTTTGCGATGAAGAAAATTGCGAAAAGAAAAAAATTTGTGAACAAGAATTTGCAAGAAGAAATTTAAAAAAATCAAATTTCAAAAAAGAAAATTTTTGTTTGAAATTTTCAAAGGAAAGCCATGTTTGAAATTTTAAATTTCACCTTTTTTCAAAATGCTTTATTGGCTGCGGTTTTAGTCAGCATTGCTTGTGGAGTCGTAGGTACACTTGTGATGATAAACCGACTCTTTTCCATAGCAGGAGGCATCACGCATGGGGCTTTTGGGGGTATTGGTATAGCGT
The window above is part of the Campylobacter coli genome. Proteins encoded here:
- a CDS encoding 16S rRNA (uracil(1498)-N(3))-methyltransferase, which translates into the protein MQFLYHKQAGEEILKLKGEEFAHLKARRIKENEILSLRNLEDDFIYDYKISNLDRNSCLLYFLNKHFKPHSQSELNLALAVIDTKILEKTLPFLNELGVANLHLVFTEFSQRNFKLDFERLEKIIISSCEQCGRSRKMQIQSYKNIQEFSKSFPDAVLVDFEGEIKEFDKTRLYFIGPEGGFSPKEKQIFKEKICLKVPNILRSQSAVVAVAAKILL
- a CDS encoding zinc ABC transporter substrate-binding protein translates to MKKIFLFFIFLGLFKSFLYAKTLQPSENPNLPLISVSIAPQAFFVKKIADDTLNINILSTNIHKPKSKSNSMKKLEKSELYFTIGLEFEKNLTDKLKQKFPKLEIIDMQKDIPLAKTSSSNSKEILDPFTWLDPILVQNIALNTYNALVQKYPQNKSLYKRNLDKFLTELDVLNLQISSKLQKVKNKEFITYHPAWSYFAKRYNLVQNHVEFLGKKLKNEDLKNLGTLIKDKNIKVIFVQTHFPENTAKTLEKEYNVKIYKIDYLSYDWENELLKTANAFYENL
- the rsmI gene encoding 16S rRNA (cytidine(1402)-2'-O)-methyltransferase, which encodes MLYFIPTPIGNLSDISFRALELLKTCNVFFCEDTRVSKSLLSLLSSKFEIDFGDKQFISFHTHNEKKVLENLDLEFFDQDIAFLSDAGMPGISDPGQFLIDFALKNDIQFEVLPGANAALVALVSSALCEKEFIFMGFLANKGKERQRDIQKILNHPYPSIIYESPKRILSLIEQIAILDSQREIFAIKEISKKFETKFKAKAIDLFDILKQTNLKGEWVVVLAKNDKDSISNSLCENDILELEIPLKTKSKLLAKMNGKNPKEIYQKLLLSQS
- the rlmB gene encoding 23S rRNA (guanosine(2251)-2'-O)-methyltransferase RlmB; protein product: MIVYGKQIFFYILERHKELINELYLAKECDKETFKKIANSGFKIKKLDFKTAQAYAKGGNHQGFLLDIKEYEFKDLHTLKKGEFIAILYGISDVGNIGAIVRTAYALGVDGLIFIGERLAMEGVIRTSSGAALDLEIALNNDIFTVLNELKQVGFKLFASASGGKQIHHYKVDKGKKALILGSEGLGLSAKIIKKCDECVGIEMKNNFDSLNVSVAFAILCDRMINA
- a CDS encoding YraN family protein — encoded protein: MGFASYLSGILGEDKACDFLKKQKFEILKRNFRSKFGEIDIIARKDGILHFIEVKFTQNNYEVSERLNIKKYERILKTIEFYELKHGILNDFQIDLICISDDMIQFFENISF
- a CDS encoding c-type cytochrome — translated: MGKNLSILISLFVILFLNACSNDKEFNHKNQDTTEEIVQIEQNDEKTEFSDTNLPLPVDDEANISEEYDINPSVINSLYKQKCATCHGEKGEIKTKKGIAIKNLSSEKFIQRLQNLKDEAHNFLTQEQRENLAKYIGKE
- the rpmE gene encoding 50S ribosomal protein L31 — protein: MKKEIHPEYVECKVSCACGNTFVTKSNKSELRVDICSSCHPFFTGSEKIVDAAGRVEKFKKKYAMQ
- a CDS encoding metal ABC transporter ATP-binding protein; amino-acid sequence: MLFFEISNLNYAYNNETILKNINLSYDSKDFLSIIGPNGAGKSTLVKLILGLLKTKKTINFHGLKKNEIGYVPQHTLANPNFCPRVIEIVLMGLVNKKIFGFYSKKDKNKALEALASVGMQDFWDRKINELSGGQKQRVFIARALVDECKMLILDEPTASVDSKSAIQIFELLSSLHEKGIGILLICHDINLVLAYSDKIAYLNKELFLHTNTKEKDKSVFLKHLYENHSHFCDVEMSLNSCFCDEENCEKKKICEQEFARRNLKKSNFKKENFCLKFSKESHV
- the trxB gene encoding thioredoxin-disulfide reductase encodes the protein MLDVAIIGGGPAGLSAGLYTTRGGLKNVVMFEKGMPGGQITSSSEIENYPGVAQVMDGISFMAPWSEQCMRFGLKHEMVGVEQISKNEDGSFTIKLEGGKTELAKAVIVCTGSAPKRAGFKGEDEFFGKGVSTCATCDGFFYKNKEVAVLGGGDTALEEALYLANICSKVYLIHRRDEFRAAPSTVEKVKKNEKIELITSASIDEVYGDKMGVTGVKVKLKDGSIRDLNVPGIFTFVGLNVRNEILKQDDGKFLCDMEEGGQVSVNLKMQTSVPGLFAAGDLRKDAPKQVICAAGDGAVAALSAMAYIESLH
- a CDS encoding homoserine dehydrogenase, which produces MKVAILGYGVVGSAVARVLIQNKEIIRARCGQDIIPVIALAKSQKENPLIPIVTNVDEILQRDDIDVFVELMGGVETPFKIISEILKKNKPVVTANKAMLAYHRYELEELAKNTTFGYEASVAGGIPIIKALKEGLSANNILSIEGILNGTSNYILSAMNSKGLNFDDVLKKAQELGYAEADPTFDIEGQDAAHKLLILASIAYGLRAKPEDILIEGISKISAEDMYFAKEFDFTIKLLGIAKAQNSTVELRVHPTMINKDKMIAKVDGVMNAISIVSDILGESLYYGAGAGGDATASAVIADLMDIARNEPKGPMMGFENNLNFKLLNKDEIYTKYYLRLKVEDKTGVLSKITQLMSENNISIDSFLQKPKQGEIYSTLFFTTHHTFEKSIQNLLSILEKQDFIKAKPFMMRIEE
- a CDS encoding LL-diaminopimelate aminotransferase gives rise to the protein MFDEIRFNTIERLPNYVFAEVNAIKMAARRAGKDIIDFSMGNPDGKTPQHIIDKLCESANKDKTSGYSTSMGIYKLRLAICNWYKRKYGVNLDPENEVVATMGSKEGFVNLARAIINPGDVAIVPAPAYPIHTQAFIIAGGNVAKMPLKYNEKFELDENKFFEDLDKTLHESIPRPKYVVVNFPHNPTTVTCEKSFYERLVATAKKERFYIISDIAYADLTYDDYKTPSILEVEGAKDVAVETYTLSKSYNMAGWRVGFTVGNKRLVAALKKIKSWFDYGMYTPIQVAATVALDGDQSCVDEIRATYDKRMHILLEAFENAGWKLHKPRASMFVWAKLPESKMHLKSLEFSKQLLQHAEVAVSPGIGFGEAGDEYVRIALIENENRIRQAARNIKKYLKEE
- the trxA gene encoding thioredoxin; the protein is MGKYIELTSDNFAQAKEGVALVDFWAPWCGPCRMLAPVIDELANDFDGKAKICKVNTDEQGDLAAEFGVRSIPTLIFFKNGEVVDQLVGAQSKQAISDKLNSLL